In the Quercus lobata isolate SW786 chromosome 5, ValleyOak3.0 Primary Assembly, whole genome shotgun sequence genome, one interval contains:
- the LOC115990375 gene encoding uncharacterized protein LOC115990375, whose protein sequence is MLGLNDESVKDFQLYASILCDHLWMARNKARVEGSKSDPTDLSRQIFKAFMEHKDAWKEQNERPSKEVDWSPPPKSWIKINFDAAIREEKTTVSVVGRDANGNLLLAWSEQFESENSLLGEARVAWFAMKCAMNEGFQNIILEGDAWNVIESLKKSDITPHWSIKSILEHIVFFVNSFSNVEFSFVHRKGCC, encoded by the exons aTGTTGGGGTTGAATGACGAGTCTGTCAAAGACTTCCAACTTTATGCTTCCATTCTCTGTGATCATTTATGgatggctagaaataaagctagAGTGGAGGGTTCCAAAAGTGATCCAACTGATCTTTCCAGGCAAATTTTTAAAGCCTTCATGGAGCATAAGGATGCTTGGAAGGAGCAAAATGAGAGACCATCCAAAGAGGTGGACTGGTCTCCCCCTCCAAAGAGTTGGATTAAGATAAATTTTGATGCGGCAATCCGTGAAGAGAAAACCACAGTTTCAGTTGTGGGAAGAGATGCTAATGGCAACCTTTTGTTGGCATGGTCAGAGCAATTTGAGAGTGAAAATTCCCTGCTAGGAGAAGCGAGAGTAGCTTGGTTTGCCATGAAGTGTGCTATGAATGAAGGATTTCAGAATATAATCTTGGAGGGTGATGCCTGGAATGTCATTGAGTCGCTGAAAAAATCTGATATAACCCCACATTGGAGTATCAAGTCTATCCTAGAACATATTGTGTTCTTTGTTAATAGTTTTTCCAatgttgaattttcttttgtacATAGAAAAG GTTGTTGTTAG
- the LOC115990376 gene encoding uncharacterized protein At4g02000-like: MSQQDELVEALNAETNKIRVSGKSLKLKASEKAVEELYNTGLVGKLLADRSINKNAVKAIILKAWRTSRGVQIVDLRENIFLFKFACEGDKRRIVELGPWNIEGFPLILKQWNQNMVVEDLDFSSLPVWIQVHNLSIEYMSKENAVEIGSLVGEVVDVDFTGDGEVCMCNFLRVKVEVKVDDLLRSGFYLDRSPHSDLWIQFKYERVAEFCYKCGRLGHLKARCLKVSHIDAQIPSKEPYGFGHWMKAGSSGRKTSSNNPSPQHQLNQPSGPTSDSVSTDPTLLIGLSKAQNNSLSWTAYYNEGESSGKIQLSLPSNDKEQKPSAKRKLKEDEGLANNRAIKLSKVGSGLLKVVHQPINYIEGAQQKVSNRNVPTRRKKMKDLARELPCPQAHSDSDEVNSDPSSISHTVSSFISKMVEEASLNMPPPQP; encoded by the exons ATGTCTCAGCAAGATGAGTTGGTGGAAGCACTCAATGCTGAAACCAACAAGATAAGAGTCTCGGGTAAATCATTGAAGTTGAAAGCAAGTGAGAAAGCGGTGGAAGAATTATATAATACTGGGTTAGTGGGTAAGCTATTGGCAGATAGGAGTATCAACAAAAATGCAGTGAAAGCTATCATCTTAAAGGCATGGAGAACATCAAGAGGGGTCCAGATAGTGGATCTTAGAGAAAATATATTCCTATTTAAATTTGCTTGTGAAGGTGATAAAAGAAGAATTGTGGAACTAGGGCCATGGAATATTGAGGGCTTCCCTCTCATTTTAAAGCAATGGAATCAAAACATGGTGGTGGAAGATCTAGACTTCTCAAGCCTACCAGTTTGGATTCAGGTACATAATCTATCCATTGAATACATGTCTAAAGAAAATGCAGTGGAGATTGGGTCACTGGTAGGAGAAGTGGTAGATGTTGATTTCACAGGAGATGGAGAAGTTTGTATGTGCAATTTCCTAAGAGTCAAAGTGGAAGTTAAGGTTGATGACCTTCTCAGGAGTGGGTTTTATCTTGACAGAAGCCCTCATTCGGACCTGTGGATTCAATTTAAATATGAGAGAGTGGCTGAATTTTGCTATAAATGTGGTAGGTTGGGGCATTTAAAGGCTAGATGCTTGAAAGTTAGTCACATAGATGCCCAAATTCCATCAAAAGAGCCATATGGATTCGGGCACTGGATGAAGGCAGGGTCTTCAGGGAGAAAAACATCAAG CAATAACCCAAGTCCTCAACACCAATTAAACCAACCTAGTGGGCCTACCTCAGACTCTGTCTCTACTGACCCAACTCTACTTATTGGGCTctcaaaagcccaaaataattCATTATCTTGGACTGCCTACTATAACGAAGGGGAGTCATCTGGTAAGATCCAATTAAGCCTACCTAGTAATGATAAGGAGCAGAAGCCTAGTGCTAAAAGAAAACTGAAGGAAGATGAGGGCCTAGCAAATAATAGGGCCATTAAGCTTAGTAAAGTGGGTTCGGGACTGCTTAAAGTTGTTCATCAACCCATAAATTATATTGAAGGTGCCCAACAGAAGGTTTCTAATAGAAATGTCCCAACTAgaaggaagaagatgaaagatTTGGCAAGAGAGTTACCTTGTCCTCAAGCTCATAGTGACTCTGACGAGGTAAACTCTGACCCTTCTTCAATTTCTCATACTGTCTCTTCCTTTATATCCAAAATGGTTGAGGAGGCGAGCCTAAACATGCCCCCACCCCAGCCATGA